Proteins encoded in a region of the Pseudomonas sp. PDNC002 genome:
- a CDS encoding DUF2867 domain-containing protein has protein sequence MELLERLLPDFQFSERHSRDMRATPTRVLDAVTELTAEHDPLASRFLQIREAPARLALRLGLRNALADRPRFGLHEFTLLGRNGDRELAYGLIGRFWRSDFGLRPCADGESFRHFSEPGTARLMLHFSCDPGDGDGTTRVRTETRVHCPDARSQLLFAPYWLAIRPVSGLIRRRLLRDIERRASEHS, from the coding sequence ATGGAGCTCCTGGAGCGACTGCTGCCGGATTTCCAGTTCTCCGAGCGACACTCGCGGGACATGCGGGCCACGCCAACACGGGTGCTGGATGCGGTCACGGAGCTGACCGCCGAGCACGACCCGCTGGCTTCGCGTTTCTTGCAGATTCGCGAAGCCCCGGCCCGCCTGGCACTTCGGCTGGGGCTACGCAATGCCCTGGCTGACCGCCCGCGTTTCGGCCTGCATGAGTTCACCTTGCTCGGCCGCAACGGCGATCGGGAACTTGCGTATGGACTGATCGGGCGTTTCTGGCGCAGCGACTTCGGCCTGCGTCCGTGTGCCGACGGTGAAAGCTTCCGGCATTTCTCCGAACCCGGTACCGCCAGGCTGATGCTGCATTTTTCCTGCGACCCAGGCGACGGCGATGGCACCACCCGTGTTCGCACTGAAACCCGCGTGCACTGTCCGGACGCCCGTAGCCAGTTGCTGTTCGCGCCTTACTGGCTGGCCATCCGCCCCGTCAGCGGCCTGATTCGCAGACGCCTGCTGCGCGACATAGAACGCCGCGCGTCAGAGCATTCCTAG
- a CDS encoding phosphomannomutase/phosphoglucomutase, protein MKLFQRTAKDSTELPDLVPAEKAARTPAPKLDVKPLLPALVLSIGGVAAAGVLLWFTLFGQADAVQAAKLGSAWGGSQAGGLRQSLSLLAADGRSMAGNPELLPILQSNDPARIAGIEKALAQGHLDGLVDVHLNANGQAVQDTSRPGPLNYAALDMLHRVESGQSVAPEAYKVGNRWLVYSPTALRAADNTIQGTLLLVVDLQRLLSTLPPLPTDVGQLQLSQQFGNSPAQILLQQGQASGAPAQQLPSGNPNWKLSFTPGASITEPLYSPALLGIAALLALAGALLGLYLAQGAMQRRVSKDAQALGQFIQELAGQRTAKAPELSLPSLQALAQALARQPRRKTETNGASAPVAAPATPAQPTPAPAVAVASAPGAASDAPLVDPLFQSTDILDIDILDEDQDLLGLEQTPAMSTPKAPQLPASIFRAYDIRGVVGDTLTAETAYWVGRAIGSESLARGEPCVSVGRDGRLSGPELVQQLIQGLLDCGCQVTDVGMVPTPVLYYAANVLEGKSGVMLTGSHNPPDYNGFKIVVAGETLANEQIQALRERIQNNDLASGVGSVQQIDILPRYFKQIRDDIALAKPLKVVVDCGNGVAGVIAPQLIEALGCTVIPLYCDVDGTFPNHHPDPGKPENLEDLIAKVKETGADLGLAFDGDGDRVGVVTNEGTIIYPDRLLMLFAKDVVSRNPGADIIFDVKCTRRLISLISGYGGRPVMWKTGHSLIKKKMKETGALLAGEMSGHIFFKERWYGFDDGIYSAARLLEIISLDKRDAERVFSAFPMDISTPEINITVTDEGKFALIEALQARGQWGEANLTTLDGVRVDYPKGWGLVRASNTTPVLVLRFEADSQEELERIKEVFRTQLKAVDPALSLPF, encoded by the coding sequence ATGAAACTTTTCCAACGCACTGCCAAGGACAGCACCGAACTGCCGGACCTCGTTCCGGCGGAGAAGGCTGCCAGAACGCCCGCCCCCAAGCTGGACGTCAAACCCTTGCTGCCCGCCCTGGTCCTGTCGATCGGCGGCGTGGCAGCGGCCGGCGTGCTGCTGTGGTTCACCCTGTTCGGGCAGGCCGACGCAGTGCAGGCCGCAAAACTGGGCAGCGCCTGGGGAGGTAGCCAGGCTGGCGGCCTGCGCCAGTCGCTGAGCCTGCTGGCAGCGGACGGCCGCAGCATGGCCGGCAACCCGGAGCTGCTCCCGATCCTGCAGAGCAACGATCCCGCACGAATCGCCGGAATTGAAAAGGCACTCGCCCAGGGGCACCTGGACGGCCTGGTGGATGTGCACCTCAATGCCAATGGCCAGGCGGTGCAGGACACCTCGCGCCCGGGCCCGCTGAACTATGCCGCGCTGGACATGCTGCACCGCGTGGAAAGCGGCCAGAGTGTCGCGCCGGAGGCCTACAAGGTCGGCAATCGCTGGCTGGTGTACAGCCCGACGGCGCTGCGCGCAGCGGACAACACCATCCAGGGCACCCTGCTGCTGGTCGTCGACCTGCAACGCCTGTTGAGCACCTTGCCGCCGCTGCCGACCGACGTCGGACAACTGCAGCTTTCCCAGCAATTCGGCAACTCCCCTGCGCAGATCCTGCTGCAACAGGGGCAGGCCAGCGGCGCGCCTGCTCAGCAACTCCCCAGCGGCAACCCCAACTGGAAGCTCAGCTTCACGCCCGGCGCGAGCATTACCGAGCCCCTGTACTCACCCGCCCTGCTGGGTATTGCCGCGCTGCTCGCCCTCGCCGGCGCCCTGCTCGGTCTCTACCTTGCGCAGGGCGCCATGCAGCGCCGTGTCAGCAAGGATGCCCAGGCCCTGGGCCAGTTCATTCAGGAACTCGCCGGCCAACGAACTGCCAAAGCTCCTGAGCTAAGCCTGCCGAGTCTGCAGGCGCTGGCTCAGGCGCTGGCCCGCCAGCCACGCCGCAAAACCGAAACGAATGGTGCCAGTGCACCTGTCGCCGCCCCCGCAACGCCTGCCCAGCCGACTCCCGCCCCTGCGGTGGCTGTGGCCAGCGCCCCGGGCGCGGCCTCCGATGCGCCATTGGTCGACCCGCTGTTCCAGAGCACCGACATTCTGGACATCGACATTCTTGATGAAGACCAGGATCTCCTGGGATTGGAGCAAACACCCGCTATGAGCACGCCTAAAGCCCCGCAACTGCCCGCCAGCATCTTCCGCGCCTACGACATTCGCGGCGTGGTCGGCGACACCCTGACCGCCGAAACCGCCTACTGGGTAGGCCGGGCGATCGGCTCCGAAAGCCTGGCGCGCGGCGAGCCGTGCGTCTCCGTCGGCCGCGACGGCCGCCTGTCCGGCCCGGAGTTGGTCCAGCAACTGATCCAGGGCCTGCTCGACTGCGGCTGCCAGGTTACCGACGTCGGCATGGTGCCCACTCCGGTCCTGTACTACGCGGCCAACGTCCTGGAAGGCAAATCCGGCGTGATGCTCACCGGTAGCCACAACCCGCCGGACTACAACGGCTTCAAGATCGTCGTCGCCGGCGAGACCCTGGCCAACGAGCAGATCCAGGCCCTGCGTGAGCGCATCCAGAACAACGACCTCGCCTCCGGCGTGGGCAGCGTGCAGCAGATCGACATCCTGCCGCGCTACTTCAAGCAGATCCGCGATGACATCGCCCTGGCCAAGCCGCTGAAAGTGGTGGTGGACTGCGGCAACGGCGTGGCCGGCGTGATTGCGCCGCAACTGATCGAAGCCCTGGGCTGCACCGTCATTCCGCTGTACTGCGACGTCGACGGCACCTTCCCCAACCACCACCCGGACCCGGGCAAGCCCGAGAACCTGGAAGACCTGATCGCCAAGGTGAAAGAGACCGGCGCCGACCTGGGCCTGGCCTTCGACGGCGACGGTGACCGCGTGGGCGTGGTGACCAACGAAGGCACCATCATCTATCCCGACCGTCTGCTGATGCTGTTCGCCAAGGACGTGGTCTCGCGCAATCCGGGCGCCGACATCATCTTCGACGTCAAATGCACCCGCCGCCTGATCTCGCTGATCAGCGGCTACGGCGGCCGTCCGGTGATGTGGAAGACCGGTCACTCGCTGATCAAGAAGAAGATGAAGGAAACCGGCGCACTGCTCGCAGGCGAGATGAGCGGCCACATCTTCTTCAAGGAACGCTGGTACGGCTTCGACGACGGCATCTACAGCGCCGCTCGCCTGCTGGAAATCATCAGCCTGGACAAGCGCGATGCCGAGCGCGTGTTCTCCGCCTTCCCGATGGACATCTCCACCCCGGAAATCAACATCACCGTCACCGACGAGGGCAAGTTCGCCCTGATCGAGGCGCTGCAGGCCCGCGGCCAGTGGGGCGAAGCCAACCTCACCACCCTCGACGGCGTGCGTGTCGATTACCCCAAAGGCTGGGGCCTGGTTCGCGCGTCCAACACCACGCCGGTGCTGGTCCTACGTTTCGAGGCGGACTCCCAGGAAGAACTGGAACGCATCAAGGAAGTGTTCCGCACCCAGCTGAAAGCGGTCGACCCCGCCCTCAGCCTGCCCTTCTGA
- the radC gene encoding DNA repair protein RadC, translating to MSIRDWPAAERPREKLLERGAASLSDAELLAIFLRTGVVGCSAVDLARRLLSEFGSLRALLEADLESFCSHLGLGVAKFVQLQAVLEIARRHLAEQISRDPALESPQAVRDFLKSRLRHEPHEVFACLFMDNRHRVLGFEVLFHGSIDNASVYPRQIVKRALAHNAAALILTHNHPSGVCEPSHSDRLLTRRIVDALALIDVRVLDHFIVGDGEPQSMAELGML from the coding sequence TTGAGTATTCGTGACTGGCCCGCGGCGGAACGCCCGCGGGAGAAACTCCTCGAACGCGGCGCGGCGAGTCTGAGCGACGCCGAGTTGCTGGCCATCTTCCTGCGCACCGGCGTGGTCGGCTGCAGCGCCGTCGACCTGGCGCGGCGCCTGCTGAGTGAATTCGGCAGCCTGCGGGCACTGCTGGAGGCGGATCTGGAATCGTTCTGCAGCCACCTGGGGCTGGGCGTGGCCAAGTTCGTGCAATTGCAGGCCGTTCTGGAGATTGCCCGGCGTCATCTCGCCGAGCAGATCAGCCGCGATCCTGCCCTGGAAAGCCCCCAGGCAGTGCGGGACTTCCTCAAGTCACGGCTGCGCCATGAACCGCACGAAGTCTTCGCCTGCCTGTTCATGGACAACCGCCACCGGGTGCTGGGCTTCGAGGTGCTGTTCCACGGCTCCATCGACAATGCCAGCGTCTACCCGCGGCAGATCGTCAAGCGCGCCCTAGCGCACAATGCGGCGGCCCTGATCCTCACGCACAACCACCCTTCCGGGGTCTGCGAGCCGAGTCATTCCGATCGCCTGCTCACCCGGCGCATCGTCGATGCGCTGGCGCTGATCGACGTGCGTGTGCTGGATCATTTCATCGTCGGCGACGGCGAGCCGCAGTCGATGGCGGAGCTAGGAATGCTCTGA
- the argB gene encoding acetylglutamate kinase — MTQSRDDAAQVARVLAEALPYIRRFVGKTLVIKYGGNAMETDELKNSFARDVVLMKAVGINPVVVHGGGPQIGDLLNRLSIESHFIDGMRVTDAQTMDVVEMVLGGQVNKDIVNLINRHGGSAIGLTGKDAELIRAKKLTVTRQTPEMTKPEIIDIGHVGEVTGVNVDLLNMLVQGDFIPVIAPIGVGANGESYNINADLVAGKVAEALKAEKLMLLTNIAGLMDKQGQVLTGLTTEQVNELIADGTIYGGMLPKIRCALEAVQGGVTSAHIIDGRVPNAVLLEIFTDSGVGTLITNRKHR, encoded by the coding sequence ATGACCCAGAGCCGCGATGACGCCGCCCAGGTTGCCCGCGTCCTTGCCGAAGCCCTGCCCTATATCCGCCGGTTCGTCGGCAAGACGCTGGTGATCAAGTACGGCGGCAACGCCATGGAAACGGACGAGCTGAAGAACAGCTTCGCCCGCGACGTGGTGCTGATGAAAGCCGTCGGTATCAACCCGGTGGTGGTCCATGGTGGTGGTCCGCAGATCGGCGACCTGCTCAATCGCCTGTCGATCGAAAGTCACTTCATCGATGGCATGCGCGTCACCGACGCGCAGACCATGGACGTGGTGGAGATGGTCCTCGGCGGCCAGGTGAACAAGGACATCGTCAACCTGATCAACCGCCATGGCGGCAGCGCCATCGGCCTGACCGGGAAGGACGCCGAGCTGATCCGTGCGAAGAAGCTCACCGTTACCCGCCAGACCCCGGAGATGACCAAGCCGGAAATCATCGACATCGGCCACGTAGGCGAAGTCACCGGGGTCAACGTGGACCTGCTGAACATGCTGGTGCAGGGCGACTTCATCCCGGTCATCGCGCCGATCGGCGTGGGTGCCAATGGCGAGTCCTACAACATCAACGCCGACCTCGTGGCCGGCAAGGTGGCCGAGGCGCTGAAGGCCGAGAAGCTGATGCTGCTCACCAACATCGCCGGCCTGATGGACAAGCAGGGCCAGGTGCTCACCGGCCTGACCACTGAGCAGGTCAACGAGCTGATCGCCGACGGCACCATCTACGGCGGCATGCTGCCGAAGATCCGCTGCGCGCTCGAAGCCGTGCAAGGTGGCGTGACCAGCGCGCACATCATCGATGGCCGCGTGCCCAACGCCGTGCTGCTGGAGATATTCACCGACAGCGGCGTCGGCACCCTGATCACCAACCGCAAGCACCGCTGA
- the dut gene encoding dUTP diphosphatase — protein sequence MHSLQAKILDSRLGNEFPLPQYATPGSAGLDLRAMLKEDLTLEPGQTVLIPTGLSIYIADPGLAALILPRSGLGHKHGIVLGNLVGLIDSDYQGELMVSCWNRGNTAFKIAIGERIAQLVLVPVVQAHFELVETFDESQRGAGGFGHSGSH from the coding sequence ATGCATTCCCTGCAAGCCAAGATCCTCGACTCCCGCCTGGGCAACGAATTCCCCCTGCCCCAGTACGCCACTCCGGGCTCCGCCGGCCTCGACCTGCGCGCCATGCTCAAGGAAGACCTGACCCTCGAGCCAGGCCAGACCGTCCTGATCCCCACCGGCCTGTCCATCTACATCGCCGATCCGGGCCTGGCCGCTCTGATCCTTCCGCGCTCGGGCCTGGGCCACAAGCACGGCATCGTGCTGGGCAACCTGGTCGGGCTGATCGACTCGGACTACCAGGGCGAACTGATGGTGTCGTGCTGGAATCGCGGCAATACCGCTTTCAAGATCGCCATCGGCGAACGTATCGCCCAGCTGGTGCTGGTGCCGGTGGTGCAGGCGCATTTCGAGCTGGTCGAGACCTTCGACGAAAGCCAGCGCGGCGCCGGCGGCTTCGGTCACTCCGGTAGCCATTGA
- the coaBC gene encoding bifunctional phosphopantothenoylcysteine decarboxylase/phosphopantothenate--cysteine ligase CoaBC, with product MQRLYRKRIVLGVGGGIAAYKSAELVRRLRDQGAEVRVVMTQGGREFITPLTLQALSGHPVHLDLLDPAAEAAMGHIELARWADLVLIAPATADLMARLAQGVANDLLTTLVLATDAQVALAPAMNQAMWRDPATQVNAELLRSRGLHFFGPAAGSQACGDVGPGRMLEAEELAQLAADCFEFKALTGQHILITAGPTQENIDPVRYITNHSSGKMGFALAEAAAEAGARVTLVTGPVHLPTPDRVNRVDVVSARDMLAACEAAMPADILIASAAVADYRPELVAPQKLKKDPTKGDGLLLQLVRNPDILATLAQRSDRPFSVGFAAETENLLEYASRKLKDKNLDLIVANDVANPSIGFNSEENAITVIDRELHKTAFAQTSKGKIARQLIAFIADRINQH from the coding sequence ATGCAGCGGCTCTATCGTAAACGCATCGTTCTGGGCGTCGGAGGCGGTATCGCCGCCTACAAGAGCGCCGAACTGGTCCGTCGCTTGCGCGACCAGGGCGCCGAGGTGCGTGTCGTGATGACCCAGGGTGGCCGCGAGTTCATCACCCCTCTCACCCTCCAGGCGTTGTCCGGCCATCCGGTCCACCTGGACCTGCTCGACCCCGCCGCCGAAGCGGCCATGGGGCACATCGAGCTGGCCCGCTGGGCCGACCTGGTGCTGATCGCACCCGCCACCGCCGACCTGATGGCGCGCCTGGCCCAGGGCGTAGCCAACGACCTGCTGACCACCCTGGTGCTCGCCACCGACGCACAGGTAGCCCTCGCCCCGGCGATGAACCAGGCCATGTGGCGCGACCCGGCCACCCAGGTCAACGCCGAGCTTCTGCGCAGCCGCGGCTTGCACTTCTTCGGCCCCGCCGCCGGCAGCCAGGCCTGCGGCGATGTCGGCCCGGGCCGCATGCTCGAAGCCGAGGAGCTGGCGCAGCTGGCCGCCGACTGCTTCGAGTTCAAGGCCCTGACCGGCCAGCACATCCTGATCACCGCAGGGCCGACCCAGGAAAACATCGACCCGGTGCGCTACATCACCAACCACAGCTCCGGAAAAATGGGCTTCGCCCTGGCCGAAGCCGCCGCCGAAGCCGGCGCGCGCGTGACCCTGGTGACCGGTCCGGTGCACCTGCCCACGCCTGACCGGGTGAACCGCGTCGACGTGGTCAGTGCCCGCGACATGCTCGCCGCCTGCGAAGCGGCGATGCCGGCGGACATCCTGATCGCCTCCGCCGCAGTAGCCGACTACCGCCCGGAACTGGTCGCACCGCAGAAGCTGAAGAAAGACCCCACCAAGGGTGACGGCCTGCTCTTGCAGCTGGTGCGCAATCCCGACATTCTCGCCACCCTCGCGCAACGCAGCGACCGCCCCTTCAGCGTCGGCTTCGCCGCCGAGACCGAGAACCTGCTCGAGTACGCCTCGCGCAAGCTCAAGGACAAGAATCTCGACCTGATCGTCGCCAATGACGTGGCGAATCCGTCAATCGGCTTCAATAGTGAAGAGAACGCCATCACGGTCATCGATCGCGAATTGCACAAGACTGCGTTCGCCCAGACCAGCAAGGGCAAGATCGCCCGTCAGCTGATCGCCTTCATCGCCGACCGTATCAATCAACACTGA